A portion of the Plodia interpunctella isolate USDA-ARS_2022_Savannah chromosome 4, ilPloInte3.2, whole genome shotgun sequence genome contains these proteins:
- the LOC128669653 gene encoding putative nuclease HARBI1: MSMLSRNRPLRSYYYLWRLFNSIQEEEDEIRREIKIRSYLRRNFKPLDLHEKEFIKRYRLSKAAFHYICIELKNKTSLRSSIRVDLEHKVLCALSFYATGSYQRIVGMGKYLGQTTVSKYITEVTNALNNRNILSKFIKFPTNRAERDIIRQKFYTQYGFPGVLGCIDGSHFHIFSPPKDVEHLFFCRKHYYSLNVQMVCDSDGRILNINSRYGGATHDAFIWENSAVNEFMQRLDQSNEHTWLLGDSGYPQRPWLMTPITDAAENSPEAKYTSVHGRTRVVIENTFGRLKNRWRCLSKDRTLHYKPEKCARIITACSVLHNLALQFNVPDPESDSEQVSEIEDVLRPVAPEERADTGRDLLIRGRAIRTQLVRRINSLH; the protein is encoded by the exons atgtctatgTTATCAAGGAACCGTCCATTACGTAGTTATTACTACTTATGGCGTTTATTTAATAGCattcaagaagaagaagacgaaATCAGAAG agaaataaaaattagaagtTATTTGAGGAGAAATTTCAAGCCCCTAGACTTACACGAAAAGGAGTTTATAAAGAGGTATCGTCTCTCTAAAGCTGCATTccattatatatgtattgagcttaaaaataaaacctccTTAAGATCCAGCATAAGAGTCGATTTAGAACATAAG gTATTATGCGCTCTATCTTTTTATGCAACTGGTTCGTATCAGCGAATTGTTGGTATGGGCAAATATTTAGGGCAGACCACAGtcagtaaatatataacagaGGTTACTAATGCCCTAAAtaacagaaatatattaaGCAAGTTCATAAAATTTCCTACCAATAGAGCTGAAAGAGATATCATCAGGCAAAa GTTTTATACACAATATGGATTTCCCGGCGTTCTTGGGTGCATTGATGGATCACATTTCCATATATTTTCACCACCAAAGGATGTGGAACATCTTTTCTTTTGtagaaaacattattattccTTAAATGTGCAAAtg GTATGTGACAGCGATGGgcgaattttaaatattaattcgcGTTATGGTGGAGCTACACACGATGCATTCATTTGGGAGAATAGTGCCGTGAATGAATTTATGCAAAGACTTGACCAAAGTAATGAACATACATGGCTTCTAG GTGATTCTGGATATCCGCAAAGACCTTGGCTGATGACACCTATTACCGACGCAGCTGAAAATAGTCCTGAAGCTAAATATACCTCCGTTCATGGTCGAACAAGGGTGGTTATTGAAAACACCTTTGGAAGATTGAAAAATCGCTGGAGATGTCTCAGCAAGGATCGGACTTTGCATTATAAGCCTGAGAAATGTGCAAGAATTATAACTGCATGTAGTGTTTTACACAACTTGGCCCTTCAATTTAATGTTCCTGATCCTGAGTCTGATTCTGAACAAGTTTCAGAGATCGAGGACGTTTTAAGACCTGTGGCACCTGAGGAAAGGGCAGACACTGGAAGGGATTTACTGATTAGGGGCAGAGCAATACGAACTCAGTTGGTACGAAGAATCAATAGTTTACATTAA
- the LOC128669369 gene encoding V-type proton ATPase 16 kDa proteolipid subunit c — MSSTHPAYSPFFGVMGAASAIIFSALGAAYGTAKSGTGIAAMSVMRPELIMKSIIPVVMAGIIAIYGLVVAVLIAGALDEGNYSLYKGFIHLGAGLAVGFSGLAAGFAIGIVGDAGVRGTAQQPRLFVGMILILIFAEVLGLYGLIVAIYLYTK; from the exons atgtcGAGTACACACCCGGCTTACTCTCCCTTCTTTGGAGTTATGGGAGCGGCTTCAGCTATAATCTTCAGCG CATTGGGAGCTGCGTATGGAACAGCTAAGTCAGGAACGGGTATCGCAGCCATGTCGGTGATGCGGCCCGAGCTGATCATGAAATCCATCATTCCCGTTGTCATGGCGGGTATTATAGCCATTTACGGGCTGGTCGTGGCAGTCCTGATTGCGGGTGCCCTAGATGAGGGCAACTACTCCCTATACAA AGGGTTCATCCACTTGGGAGCAGGTCTAGCGGTAGGGTTCTCCGGTTTGGCCGCAGGGTTCGCCATAGGCATCGTGGGAGACGCCGGCGTCCGCGGCACAGCGCAGCAGCCTAGACTATTCGTCGGAATGATCCTGATCCTCATTTTCGCCGAAGTGTTAGGTCTGTACGGCCTGATCGTCGCCATCTACCTCTACACTAAGTAA
- the Ostgamma gene encoding tumor suppressor candidate 3, producing the protein MKYLGLLCLVMVINYNAGNAQVRTKGADEKVSQLTDMIAKKSIISLNLNKFKEYVKNPPRDYSFIIMFTAMAPSRRCAICQHVYDEYLIVANSFRFSPSYTNKLFFGMVDFDEGSDVFQMLRLNTAPVIMHFPAKGKPKPADTMDFERAGIHAEAIAKWIQDRTDHQIRVFRPPNYSGAVAFAMVIILVAGFLYLRRNNLEFLYNKQMWATAAVFFCFAMVSGQMWNQIRGPPFYHRTKNGPVYINGGSHGQFVLESYIVAILNGAVVVGMILMIEAGGGVRSTGAAAVGGGGAGAADGKRRRFQSVVGLVLVCVFFSLLLSVFRAKTQGYPYSFLFK; encoded by the exons ATGAAGTACTTAGGGCTGTTATGCCTTGTTAtggtaataaattacaatgctGGAAATGCTCAAGTTCGTACGAAAGGG GCCGACGAGAAGGTTTCTCAATTGACTGATATGATTGCAAAGAAGTCTATAATATCGTTAAACTTGAATAAGTTTAAGGAATACGTTAAAAATCCTCCGCGAGATTATTCGTTTATAATCATGTTCACGGCCATGGCACCATCGCGGCGTTGTGCTATCTGCCAGCACGTTTATGATGAGTACTTAATCGTGGCCAACTCGTTTAGATTCTCCCCATCATACACCAATAAGCTGTTCTTTGGAATGGTTGATTTTGATGAGGGATCTGATGTTTTCCAAATG CTCCGTCTCAACACCGCGCCAGTTATCATGCACTTCCCAGCTAAAGGCAAGCCCAAGCCTGCTGACACAATGGACTTTGAGAGAGCCGGGATTCATGCGGAAGCCATTGCCAAGTGGATACAAGATCGCACTGATCATCAG ATTCGAGTTTTCCGTCCACCAAACTACTCAGGAGCCGTAGCATTCGCAATGGTCATCATACTTGTAGCTGGATTCTTGTATTTGCGCAGAAATAACCTTGAATTTCTCTACAACAAGCAGATGTGGGCTACAGCTGCAGTGTTCTTCTGTTTCGCCATGGTTTCTGGACAAATGTGGAATCAGATTAGAGGACCACCATTCTATCATAGGACTAAAAATGGCCCCGTTTACATTAATGGTGGATCACATGGCCAGTTCGTCTTAGAGAGCTATATTGTGGCCATTTTGA atggcgcagtggtggtGGGCATGATTCTGATGATCGAGGCGGGCGGCGGCGTGCGGAGTACGGGGGCCGCGGCGGTCGGGGGGGGCGGGGCGGGCGCGGCGGACGGCAAGCGGCGCCGCTTCCAGTCCGTGGTGGGGCTCGTGCTCGTCTG
- the LOC128669655 gene encoding uncharacterized protein LOC128669655: MKWNFVKFIAFYKCKEFKRACDVMLHYYLLNNRSTMRTSPTQFVIMVEFMERNGDLAKPTGGPRGRQWATNKWRELAAKLNCDGTGDSRTEEKWRKVWTDFKNNTKRKAAKLNRSMTGTGGGPALKISLTDLELRVLAIMGEQAASGMNTIPEVGFEHVEQEVELASQEVDINPVEEIDFQREPSPLLNIGDEDWNQPGTSQEQPPLAPTPPQTRKWTPQPKKKSHKTKNVADLFLSAEMDRDGRYFELEKEKIRQRDLELELQAKWLEFMKEALSVLYKFLEGKKHDE; this comes from the exons ATGAAGTGGAATTTCGTGAAATTTATTGCCTTTTACAAGTGCAAGGAATTTAAAAGGGCCTGCGATGTGATgttgcattattatttgttaaataaccGTTCTACGATGAGAACTAGTCCAACACAGTTTGTTATTATGGTGGAGTTCATGGAGAG AAATGGGGACTTAGCTAAACCAACTGGAGGCCCAAGAGGTCGGCAGTGGGCCACAAATAAATGGCGGGAGCTCGCTGCGAAATTAAATTGCGATGGAACTGGTGACTCCCGAACGGAAGAAAAGTGGCGAAAG GTCTGGacggattttaaaaataatacaaaaaggaAGGCGGCCAAATTAAATAGAAGCATGACTGGAACAGGGGGTGGTCCAGCTTTGAAGATAAGCCTCACAGACTTAGAGCTCAGAGTGCTGGCGATTATGGGAGAGCAGGCTGCCTCAGGCATGAATACCATCCCTGAAGTTGGTTTTGAGcat GTAGAACAAGAAGTGGAGTTGGCATCACAGGAGGTTGACATAAACCCAGTAGAAGAGATTGATTTTCAGAGGGAGCCCTCTCCTCTActaaatatag GGGATGAGGACTGGAACCAACCTGGCACCAGCCAAGAGCAACCGCCTCTAGCACCAACTCCACCACAAACTAGGAAGTGGACTCCACAACCAAAGAAAAAATctcataaaactaaaaatgtagcagatttatttttaagtgctGAAATGGATCGGGATGGAAGGTATTTTGAACTGGAGAAAGAGAAAATACGGCAGAGAGATTTAGAGCTAGAATTGCAAGCTAAATGGCTGGAATTTATGAAAGAAGCTTTGagtgtattatataaatttttggaAGGAAAAAAGCATGATGAATga